In one window of Tripterygium wilfordii isolate XIE 37 chromosome 1, ASM1340144v1, whole genome shotgun sequence DNA:
- the LOC119997101 gene encoding uncharacterized protein LOC119997101 isoform X2 codes for MANPGAGNKFVSVNLNKSYGQQHHNHHPHHSSAYGTAWTRPGSGGGGGGGMVVLSRPRSSHKTGPKLSVPPPLNLPSLRKEHERFDSLGSSGGPSGGALGSGPRPTSSGVGWTKPATISSQEKEVVDHHDNADPGLQIKVDGGSKGSGNLYTPPTVQSVTVGAAVSGYSQLGKATVLRGEEFPSLRATLLATVRNEKKQKDVLNQKQKQLISEDFSYEQRNSSQLSSSHVDMRPQFQPSSRNGGLNANSGHGNGLGGYREHVRKRDEYFLGPLPLVPLNPRSDWEDDERDTGHGLTDRSRNHGLSKTEPYWVGDFDMHRASVLPLKPAHSLSDKWGQRDNEAGRFSSSEVAKTDPYGKDVRTPSREERERNSWRAPSLLKDDLDAQIVGKDRNDIGARPSGLNRETITENKYVSSSFRENTQVDVGRRDLGHAQGERQFWNSSVDSRGSRRAEWNTQEGYGSEQSNRYRGRGNAFQNSTASKPSHLSDSKVPLANNPTLNFGGEKPSLKSEKSYLEDTFMKDYGSGFDGRDPFSGGLVGVVKRKKDVVKQTDFHDPVRDSFEAELERVQKMQELERQRIIEEQERAMELARREEEERLRLAREEEELRRRLEEEAREAALRAEQEQVEALRRAEEQRITREEEKRMMIMEEERRKQAARQKLMELEERITKRQAEVAKGGGSTSLLPNVTMPGLATEKEVSKGADVNDWEDGERMVERITSSASSDSSDLNRHFEMGSRPHLSRDVSSSVLDRGKPVNSWRRDVFENGNGSTFTLPDQDNGHHSPVRDTSSGGRAFSRKEFYGGAEFMPSGIFHKGGILEPHADDFSHFRGQRWNISGNGDHYGRHADVESEYHENLTEKFGDTGWGQDRSHGSPYTSYFERMKPNSVADGLYSFERSRYSMRQPRVLPPPSFTSMNRSQYRGENELTSTSNIADNEMPYNHGARSEDTMQTGSGYQGTIGQAEIADTQQEKTEGVEKKLGKSTVRCDSQSSLSVTSPPDSPIHLSHDDMEESRDSTVLSAAEEGKEFDLSEPGAVGSSTEAGKENVMSASASIGDDEEWTVDNDEQLLEQEEYDEDEDGYHEEDEVHAVGDDLVQEFEKTHLEEKDSSQVVDNLVLGFNEGVEVGMPSDEFERSASNEETAYVMPHMSVATVDEEGSFNVMDHNGQVLPSVNGQSQVSVDNSSRISHETEKAMQDFAIQPSIALKTSASSDLMDPVIISNMAGSTQQQSVSSSFVQTFVSNSSFASSQTKVPVQLQFGLFSGPSLIPSPVPAIQIGSIQMPLHLHPQVGPSPAHVHPSQPPLFQFGQLRYTTPISQGVLPLAPQSMSFAQPNVPASFSFHQNQGVSLPGLPAQDITAENLVKNGVVSALMDNQPGLVPRPLDPSHGIGVLNGYNSNSARENSEVIQQDRKETSLIVGSSLWTESELQAEDSVVKNLKAIATKDFGGQPKTGVASSKSVAKEKDTSTSKGQGLASAGRGEKYIFAVKTSVSRSSLLAPDAFISDSSGIQRRPRRQRTEFRVRDNADKKQYTGMVPSNQCGLDDKSDTNGKNTGISTRIGPRKVVVSNRPLKQSFDSEALMPGLINSQGIDSPSKPDKGGGKDSSAKSRNVSHFADGTLKRNIRSEEVVDTPMQSGIVRVFEQPGIEAPSDEDDFIEVRSKRQMLNDRREQREKETKVKTLVTKTPSKPCSSLQDTTVSGTSNKVSTPMIGEGASSICSESVASEGHGFSNIEVSAGFSSLVSQPLAPIGTPAVKSDIQFDIRSQPIKFLETSPLPVGCSGKRNLAPASNKVLDNVQTPLGSWGNSRATQQVLAISQAQLDEAMKPAEFDSRASILDHSCSVSNSSMSSSSILAKDKSFPSTASPINSLLAGEKIQFVTSPTILPPSSRAVSHGIGPPGLCRSDIQISRNLSTTENDCSHFFEKDKHSNESCVRLEDSEAEAEAAASAIAVAAISSDDSVRNGLGTCPIIVSDTKSFVHAETDGTAAGVAGDLQSGSQSRAEESLGLALPADLSVETPPISLWPPLPSTQNTSSQMLSHFPGAPPSHFPFYEMNPMLGGTFFAFGPHDETSSSQSQSQKTSTSVSGPLGTWQQCHSGVDSLYGPSAGFTGPFISSAAGIQGVQGPPHMVVYNHFAPVGQFGQVGLSFMGTTYIPSGKQPDWKHNPASSAMNVGEGGEMSNLNMVSAQRNPNNIPAIQHLVPGSPLLPMASPLAMFDVSPFQSSPDMPVQARWSHISASPLQQSVPLSMPLQQPAELQIPSQFNPVHRLDQSLSTNRFPDSQTSVPSDNTRNFIVSTHATVTQLPDELGLVDQTSSTSAGPSTQNATVGAKGSSMGGAMDVGKSDVRNGSRSNSTGPYCGPQYGNSSGYNNQRGSGIPQRSSSGGEWSHRRMGFQGKNQSSGPEKSFPHLKTKQIYVAKQTPSGTSKAL; via the exons ATGGCCAATCCCGGAGCCGGGAACAAGTTCGTATCTGTGAATCTCAACAAGTCCTATGGCCAACAACATCACAACCACCATCCACATCATTCCAGTGCTTATGGGACGGCCTGGACCCGACCTGGTAGTGGTGGAGGCGGAGGTGGAGGAATGGTTGTGCTTTCAAGACCTCGCAGCTCACACAAGACTGGGCCGAAGCTTTCTGTTCCACCCCCCTTGAATCTGCCGTCGCTGCGCAAGGAGCATGAACGATTTGATTCATTGGGATCCAGTGGCGGGCCAAGTGGAGGTGCCCTGGGGAGTGGGCCGCGCCCCACTTCATCCGGTGTGGGGTGGACTAAGCCAGCTACAATCTCTTCACAAGAGAAGGAAGTAGTTGATCATCACGATAATGCTGATCCGGGATTGCAAATTAAGGTTGATGGTGGGAGTAAAGGGAGTGGGAACCTGTATACACCACCAACGGTTCAGTCAGTAACTGTAGGAGCTGCAGTTTCTGGTTATTCACAATTGGGTAAAGCAACGGTGTTGAGGGGTGAAGAGTTTCCTTCCTTGCGTGCAACTCTGCTTGCCACAGTTAGGAATGAAAAGAAGCAGAAGGATGTTTTGAACCAGAAACAGAAACAGCTGATTAGTGAGGACTTTTCCTATGAGCAGAGGAATAGTTCTCAATTGAGCAGTTCACATGTTGACATGCGGCCTCAGTTTCAGCCATCCTCACGCAATGGTGGGTTGAATGCAAACAGTGGTCACGGTAATGGTTTGGGTGGTTACCGTGAGCATGTTAGGAAGCGGGATGAATACTTTTTGGGGCCATTGCCACTGGTCCCTTTGAACCCGAGATCTGATTGGGAAGATGATGAGCGTGATACTGGTCATGGTTTGACAGATCGGAGTAGAAACCATGGGCTTTCGAAGACTGAACCATATTGGGTTGGAGATTTTGACATGCATAGGGCTAGTGTCTTGCCACTCAAACCAGCCCATAGTCTTTCTGATAAATGGGGACAGCGTGACAATGAAGCTGGGAGGTTTTCTTCTAGTGAAGTCGCTAAAACTGACCCTTATGGGAAAGACGTCAGAACACCTAGTAGAGAAGAACGTGAAAGAAACTCATGGCGAGCACCTTCTCTTTTAAAAGATGATCTCGATGCTCAAATTGTTGGAAAGGACCGGAATGATATTGGTGCAAGGCCCTCTGGTTTGAATAGAGAAACGATTACAGAGAATAAATATGTTTCATCCTCTTTTCGAGAAAATACTCAAGTTGATGTTGGAAGGAGAGACTTAGGGCATGCACAGGGAGAGAGACAATTTTGGAACAGCTCAGTGGATTCACGTGGCAGTCGACGGGCCGAATGGAATACACAAGAAGGATATGGCAGTGAACAATCAAACAGATACAGAGGGAGAGGGAATGCTTTTCAGAATAGCACAGCATCTAAACCATCACATTTGTCTGATAGTAAAGTGCCTCTTGCCAATAATCCCACACTGAATTTTGGTGGGGAGAAACCATCCCTCAAGAGTGAAAAATCTTATCTGGAGGACACATTTATGAAAGACTATGGTTCTGGTTTTGATGGAAGGGATCCCTTTTCTGGAGGTCTTGTTGGGGTGGTTAAGCGAAAGAAAGATGTGGTGAAACAGACTGATTTTCATGACCCTGTAAGAGATTCCTTTGAGGCTGAACTTGAGAGAGTTCAAAAGATGCAGGAGCTGGAGCGGCAGCGAATAATTGAAGAACAGGAAAGAGCTATGGAGCTAGCTcgaagagaggaagaagagagacttCGACTGgcaagggaagaagaagaattgcgGAGAAGGTTGGAGGAAGAAGCGCGAGAAGCTGCATTGAGAGCTGAACAGGAGCAAGTCGAAGCTTTACGAAGAGCTGAAGAGCAGAGGATAACCAGAGAAGAGGAGAAACGCATGATGATTatggaagaagaaaggaggaaacAGGCTGCTAGGCAAAAACTTATGGAACTGGAGGAAAGAATTACGAAGAGGCAGGCTGAAGTTGCAAAGGGGGGTGGTAGTACTTCGTTACTACCAAATGTTACAATGCCTGGGTTGGCAACAGAAAAAGAAGTATCTAAAGGGGCAGATGTCAATGATTGGGAAGATGGTGAAAGGATGGTGGAGAGGATAACATCTTCAGCATCATCTGATTCCTCGGATCTTAATAGACACTTCGAGATGGGTTCTAGGCCTCACTTGTCTAGAGATGTTTCTTCAAGCGTTTTAGACCGAGGTAAGCCTGTGAATTCATGGAGAAGGGATGTTTTTGAGAATGGCAATGGCTCTACCTTCACTCTACCTGATCAGGATAATGGTCATCATAGTCCTGTGCGAGACACATCTTCTGGTGGAAGAGCCTTTTCAAGGAAAGAGTTCTACGGAGGAGCTGAATTCATGCCTTCTGGAATTTTTCATAAAGGAGGGATTTTAGAGCCTCATGCTGATGATTTCTCTCATTTCAGGGGTCAGAGATGGAATATTTCAGGGAATGGGGATCACTATGGCAGACACGCAGACGTTGAATCTGAATATCATGAGAACCTTACTGAGAAATTTGGTGATACTGGATGGGGACAGGATCGATCTCATGGCAGTCCTTATACTTCATACTTTGAAAGAATGAAACCTAATTCTGTGGCTGATGGCCTCTACTCCTTTGAGAGGTCACGGTATTCCATGAGGCAGCCTCGCGTTCTACCTCCTCCATCTTTTACTTCAATGAACAGAAGCCAATATAGAGGCGAGAATGAACTCACTAGTACTTCAAATATTGCTGACAATGAGATGCCTTATAATCATGGAGCAAGAAGCGAAGATACCATGCAGACTGGAAGTGGTTATCAAGGGACTATTGGCCAGGCTGAAATAGCTGATACCCAGCAAGAGAAAACTGAAGGTGTGGAGAAGAAATTGGGTAAGAGCACTGTAAGGTGTGACTCACAGTCCTCTCTATCAGTTACAAGCCCTCCTGATTCTCCAATTCATTTATCACATGATGACATGGAGGAATCTAGAGATTCTACAGTGTTATCTGCTGCTGAAGAGGGTAAAGAGTTTGATTTGTCTGAACCGGGAGCTGTAGGATCGTCTACTGAGGCTGGGAAAGAGAATGTCATGAGTGCCTCTGCATCAATTGGTGATGATGAAGAATGGACCGTAGACAACGATGAACAACTGCTGGAGCAAGAGGAGTATGATGAAGACGAAGACGGATACCATGAAGAAGACGAAGTGCATGCCGTAGGTGATGACCTGGTGCAGGAGTTTGAAAAGACGCATCTAGAAGAGAAAGACTCATCGCAGGTGGTGGACAACTTGGTACTAGGCTTCAATGAGGGTGTTGAGGTTGGGATGCCAAGTGATGAGTTTGAAAGAAGTGCTAGCAATGAAGAGACTGCGTATGTGATGCCTCATATGTCTGTTGCCACTGTTGACGAAGAGGGATCTTTTAATGTCATGGATCACAATGGACAAGTCCTTCCATCTGTAAATGGTCAGTCGCAAGTAAGTGTTGATAATTCTTCCAGAATTTCCCATGAAACTGAGAAAGCAATGCAGGATTTCGCTATTCAGCCAAGTATTGCTCTTAAAACATCTGCATCATCAGATCTGATGGATCCCGTTATAATTTCTAATATGGCGGGTTCAACTCAGCAGCAGTCAGTCTCATCTTCGTTCGTTCAGACATTTGTGTCTAACTCAAGTTTTGCTTCTAGTCAGACAAAGGTACCTGTCCAGCTTCAGTTTGGGCTGTTTTCTGGTCCTTCTCTGATACCATCACCTGTTCCAGCAATACAGATAGGTTCAATACAGATGCCTCTTCATCTGCATCCCCAGGTTGGCCCATCACCAGCCCATGTACACCCATCACAACCTCCTTTATTCCAGTTTGGTCAGCTAAGGTACACAACTCCTATTTCTCAGGGGGTACTGCCATTGGCTCCTCAATCAATGTCTTTTGCTCAGCCCAATGTTCcagctagtttttcttttcatcagaACCAGGGAGTTTCTCTGCCAGGTCTACCTGCCCAAGACATAACAGCTGAAAATCTCGTCAAGAATGGTGTCGTGTCTGCATTGATGGATAACCAACCAGGTCTTGTTCCTAGGCCCCTGGATCCATCTCACGGAATAGGTGTGTTGAATGGGTATAACTCAAATTCTGCAAGAGAAAATTCAGAAGTGATTCAGCAGGATCGTAAAGAGACATCTCTTATTGTTGGCAGCAGTTTATGGACTGAATCAGAACTTCAAGCAGAAGATTCAGTTGTGAAGAACCTGAAAGCCATAGCCACCAAAGATTTTGGAGGGCAGCCTAAAACTGGTGTGGCATCATCTAAGTCAGTAGCCAAAGAAAAAGACACAAGCACATCAAAGGGACAGGGCCTGGCATCAGCTGGCAGGGGGGAAAAATACATCTTTGCTGTGAAAACTTCAGTCTCAAGATCATCTCTTTTGGCTCCTGATGCCTTCATCTCAGATTCCAGTGGAATTCAGAGGAGGCCTCGTCGTCAAAGAACCGAGTTTCGAGTTCGGGATAATGCTGATAAAAAGCAATATACTGGTATGGTTCCATCAAACCAGTGTGGGCTGGATGATAAGTCCGACACCAATGGAAAAAATACCGGAATTTCCACAAGAATTGGGCCTCGGAAGGTGGTGGTGTCGAATAGACCATTAAAGCAGTCATTTGATTCGGAAGCCTTGATGCCAGGTTTGATTAATTCACAAGGTATAGATTCACCGAGCAAGCCTGATAAGGGAGGTGGAAAAGATTCATCCGCGAAGAGTCGTAACGTTTCTCACTTTGCAGATGGAACACTTAAAAGAAACATTCGCTCTGAGGAGGTTGTTGACACTCCCATGCAGAGTGGGATTGTGCGTGTGTTTGAGCAACCTGGCATAGAAGCTCCTAGTGACGAAGATGATTTTATTGAAGTGCGGTCAAAGAGGCAAATGCTGAATGATCGGCGTGAACAGAGGGAGAAGGAAACCAAGGTGAAGACTCTCGTCACAAAG ACACCAAGTAAACCTTGTTCTTCATTGCAAGATACTACTGTTTCTGGCACCTCAAATAAAGTTTCCACACCGATGATAGGAGAAGGAGCAAGCAGCATTTGCTCTGAGTCTGTTGCCTCTGAGGGGCATGGCTTCTCAAACATTGAAGTATCAGCAGGATTTAGTAGCTTAGTGTCCCAACCATTAGCTCCAATTGGCACTCCTGCTGTAAAATCTGATATCCAGTTTGATATAAGATCCCAGCCAATCAA GTTCCTCGAGACAAGCCCTCTCCCTGTTGGATGTAGTGGCAAAAGGAATCTTGCTCCAGCATCAAACAAGGTTTTGGATAATGTTCAAACGCCTCTGGGTTCTTGGGGGAATTCTCGGGCTACTCAACAG GTTCTGGCAATTTCACAAGCTCAACTTGATGAGGCTATGAAGCCTGCAGAGTTTGATTCAAGGGCTTCTATTTTGGATCATTCCTGCTCAGTAAGCAACTCTAGTATGTCGTCATCATCAATTTTGGCAAAGGACAAATCTTTTCCATCTACTGCTAGTCCGATAAATTCATTGCTTGCGGGAGAGAAGATACAGTTTG TCACATCTCCGACAATTCTCCCTCCTAGTAGTCGTGCTGTTTCTCATGGGATTGGTCCTCCTGGTCTTTGTCGATCAGACATTCAGATTTCCCGTAATCTTTCTACCACTGAGAATGATTGCTCTCATTTCTTTGAAAAGGATAAGCATTCAAATGAATCATGTGTACGCTTGGAAGATTCTGAAGCTGAGGCCGAAGCAGCAGCATCAGCCATTGCAGTCGCAGCAATAAGCAGTGATGACAGTGTTAGGAATGGGCTGGGCACTTGCCCCATAATTGTTTCAGATACCAAAAGCTTTGTGCATGCAGAAACTGATGGAACAGCAGCAG GAGTTGCTGGTGATCTGCAATCAGGAAGCCAATCTAGGGCAGAAGAGTCACTGGGTCTAGCTCTTCCTGCAGATCTTTCAGTTGAAACCCCGCCAATTTCATTATGGCCTCCACTACCTAGTACACAAAATACCTCAAGCCAGATGCTTTCACATTTCCCTGGAGCCCCACCTTCTCATTTTCCATTCTACGAGATGAATCCCATGTTGGGGGGTacattttttgcttttggaccaCACGATGAAACTTCATCTAGTCAATCACAGTCCCAGAAGACTAGTACATCGGTTTCTGGTCCACTTGGCACCTGGCAACAATGTCATTCTGGTGTAGACTCATTATATGGTCCTTCAGCAGGATTTACTGGTCCTTTCATCAGCTCAGCTGCAGGCATACAAGGTGTTCAAGGCCCACCACACATGGTTGTCTATAACCATTTTGCACCAGTTGGACAGTTTGGACAAGTTGGGTTGAGTTTCATGGGCACCACCTATATCCCATCAGGAAAGCAACCTGACTGGAAGCACAACCCTGCATCTTCGGCCATGAATGTTGGTGAAGGTGGGGAAATGAGTAATTTGAACATGGTTTCAGCTCAGAGGAATCCTAATAACATACCTGCTATTCAGCATCTTGTCCCCGGGTCTCCACTTCTGCCAATGGCTTCTCCTTTGGCCATGTTTGATGTTTCTCCTTTCCAG TCTTCACCCGACATGCCCGTTCAAGCTCGCTGGTCACATATTTCTGCATCACCTCTTCAGCAGTCTGTTCCTCTGTCAATGCCATTGCAGCAACCAGCTGAACTACAAATACCTTCTCAGTTTAACCCAGTGCATCGTCTTGACCAATCGTTGAGTACCAACAGGTTTCCTGATTCTCAGACATCAGTCCCTTCAGACAACACCCGGAACTTCATAGTGTCAACACATGCAACAGTAACCCAACTGCCTGATGAACTGGGTTTGGTAGACCAAACAAGCTCCACAAGTGCTGGGCCCTCAACACAAAATGCGACTGTGGGTGCCAAGGGATCCTCCATGGGTGGTGCCATGGATGTTGGCAAGAGTGATGTTCGGAATGGAAGCCGCAGCAACAGCACTGGCCCGTACTGTGGCCCACAATACGGCAATTCCTCCGGGTATAATAATCAGAGGGGAAGCGGAATTCCACAAAGGAGTAGTTCTGGGGGAGAATGGTCCCACCGCCGAATGGGTTTCCAAGGGAAAAATCAATCTTCAGGTCCTGAAAAGAGCTTTCCCCATTTAAAGACGAAACAAATTTATGTAGCTAAACAGACCCCTAGTGGAACATCAAAAGCATTGTGA